From a region of the Pelagicoccus enzymogenes genome:
- a CDS encoding energy transducer TonB, which yields MKRSQHSKTLGSLGIVVAFALTIAANAATSVPTPKKTVAPHLSGNLRDAAGEVSVLVDINEFGYVIDAQIYDSTNSELNDATLSAIHQWTFTPAMEDGAAKSSRVVQPFSFNRGSIVLKAKKTPEDSLPIAKVKTRPQVSEELKHITGEVVLQADLDADGKVKAVAVNSSTHSELEPVAAEALKNWKFKPATEAGQAVASKVIIPFQFKGSGNARVVAVAKRTKNLDQAPYAIRQRAPELPKALRHARGDSKLKLTIDANGYVADVDVLESTHSELTALAQAAALQWKFKPALKNGKAVPSTVTQPFSFNGGLLVADAPVDSVPEVKRTQTPKIPEALALVQGYVKVRVSLDDRGHVVNASVAQSSHDELIGPTIEAAKQWSFKPATRGGERVPSSILIPFVFNEQS from the coding sequence ATGAAACGCTCTCAACACTCAAAAACACTGGGTAGTCTTGGCATTGTCGTAGCGTTCGCCCTCACGATCGCCGCAAACGCTGCGACCTCTGTCCCTACCCCTAAAAAAACCGTTGCGCCTCACCTTTCCGGTAACCTGCGCGACGCCGCTGGCGAAGTCAGCGTACTCGTCGACATCAATGAATTCGGATACGTAATCGACGCTCAGATCTACGATTCGACAAACTCCGAACTCAACGATGCCACCCTGTCCGCCATCCACCAATGGACCTTCACCCCCGCGATGGAGGACGGCGCCGCCAAATCCTCCCGCGTGGTACAACCCTTCTCCTTCAATCGCGGCTCGATCGTTCTCAAAGCTAAGAAGACGCCGGAGGACAGCCTGCCAATCGCCAAGGTAAAGACCCGCCCGCAGGTGAGCGAAGAGCTGAAGCACATCACCGGCGAAGTGGTCCTCCAAGCGGATCTCGACGCCGACGGAAAGGTGAAGGCCGTAGCCGTCAACTCCTCGACCCACAGCGAGCTGGAGCCCGTCGCGGCCGAAGCCCTGAAAAACTGGAAGTTCAAGCCCGCGACCGAAGCCGGCCAGGCCGTTGCCTCCAAGGTCATCATCCCCTTCCAATTCAAGGGATCCGGAAACGCCCGCGTCGTAGCTGTCGCCAAGCGGACGAAAAACCTGGACCAAGCGCCCTACGCGATCCGCCAGCGAGCCCCCGAACTTCCGAAGGCGCTGCGCCACGCCAGAGGCGACTCGAAGCTGAAGCTCACCATCGACGCCAACGGATACGTAGCCGACGTGGACGTATTGGAATCGACCCACTCCGAGCTCACCGCCCTCGCCCAAGCTGCCGCCCTGCAGTGGAAATTCAAACCCGCCCTCAAGAACGGAAAGGCAGTCCCTTCAACCGTAACGCAACCCTTCTCCTTCAACGGAGGCCTGCTGGTCGCAGACGCTCCCGTCGATTCCGTTCCGGAAGTCAAACGCACGCAAACGCCCAAGATTCCCGAAGCCCTTGCTCTCGTGCAGGGTTACGTGAAAGTCAGGGTCAGCCTCGACGACCGTGGCCACGTGGTAAACGCATCCGTGGCGCAAAGCTCCCACGACGAGTTGATCGGCCCCACAATCGAGGCAGCCAAACAGTGGTCCTTCAAGCCTGCGACCCGCGGGGGCGAAAGGGTTCCCTCTTCCATCCTCATCCCCTTCGTCTTCAACGAGCAAAGCTAG
- the queF gene encoding preQ(1) synthase — translation MESKYLGKIVREPVTELDSFDAPDGVSQVTMTSDELTSSCPITGQPDLYTVSIEYVPQKLCIESKSLKLFLWGFADKAMFAEKIAAVICDRVVADIAPKRCKVVTVQKPRGGITIESVAEFPKAEA, via the coding sequence ATGGAATCGAAATACCTTGGGAAAATAGTACGCGAACCAGTGACGGAGCTCGACAGCTTCGACGCTCCAGATGGCGTTTCGCAGGTGACCATGACCTCGGACGAGCTAACGAGCTCCTGTCCGATCACGGGACAGCCTGACCTCTACACGGTTTCGATCGAATACGTCCCGCAAAAGCTGTGCATCGAAAGCAAGAGCTTGAAGCTGTTTTTGTGGGGCTTTGCCGACAAGGCGATGTTTGCGGAGAAGATCGCTGCGGTGATCTGCGACCGGGTGGTGGCCGATATCGCCCCCAAGCGTTGCAAGGTCGTGACCGTACAAAAGCCTCGCGGCGGCATCACTATCGAATCCGTTGCGGAATTTCCCAAGGCTGAGGCGTAG
- a CDS encoding TolC family protein — protein MRPILLLVACCFSSSTFAADPMRGRLPEHMIPQLKEVIASALEGSESMLLREYFEEESEGRRISARAAVMPTFQSNVAFRQEKNLDTAAGEGWENRVVYNVTLSQPLYHWGTRRSEKELGELQYEAEKLNTDLVAASVVSRARMDFMRLIVAKQRAKRARLDADLASGQLDFQRSQVEAGAASESSLTRFELDLERKDLQALRAEADYDYRLDELAIFAAMSAKTLDGLAVGLVPQFEILDEAAVAGLVKYYDQAVEQDERIKQSAINIEVNKRQLEIAQKTLLPKVDAQLGLSSNALDLDGTRREQEYSYFGLSVGWTVFDGYRKKGRTMEALSRLSRAERAKRLGEEQLVLGFDRLLQKLNIEGRALAIEERVLQRSLEELEQVKLAVEEQRAPLSSEEKAQRDYDNTLIRTQDSRISYLDTLSQVASELGLD, from the coding sequence ATGCGTCCCATCTTGTTGCTTGTCGCGTGCTGTTTCAGCTCGAGTACTTTCGCCGCCGATCCCATGCGGGGCCGCCTGCCGGAGCATATGATTCCTCAGCTCAAGGAGGTGATCGCGTCAGCCTTGGAGGGCTCGGAATCGATGTTGCTGCGGGAGTATTTCGAGGAGGAGTCGGAGGGACGCCGCATTTCCGCCCGGGCCGCGGTGATGCCTACGTTCCAGTCGAACGTGGCCTTTCGCCAGGAGAAGAATTTGGATACGGCCGCGGGAGAAGGCTGGGAGAACCGAGTCGTTTACAACGTCACCTTGAGCCAGCCTCTGTACCACTGGGGCACGCGGCGCTCGGAGAAGGAGTTGGGCGAACTGCAATACGAAGCCGAAAAGCTGAATACGGACTTGGTGGCGGCCAGCGTGGTTTCCCGGGCGAGGATGGACTTCATGCGGCTGATCGTGGCTAAGCAGCGGGCCAAGCGGGCTCGCTTGGATGCGGACCTAGCCTCGGGCCAGCTGGACTTTCAACGTTCCCAGGTGGAGGCGGGCGCGGCCAGCGAGAGTTCGCTGACCCGTTTCGAACTCGATTTGGAGCGCAAGGATCTGCAGGCCCTGCGAGCGGAGGCGGACTATGACTATCGCCTCGACGAATTGGCGATTTTCGCGGCCATGTCGGCTAAGACCTTGGACGGCTTGGCGGTGGGCTTGGTGCCGCAGTTCGAAATTCTCGACGAGGCTGCGGTTGCGGGCTTGGTGAAGTACTACGACCAGGCGGTGGAGCAGGACGAGCGGATCAAGCAGAGCGCTATCAACATCGAAGTGAACAAGCGCCAGCTTGAGATTGCCCAGAAAACCTTGTTGCCCAAGGTCGACGCCCAGCTCGGCTTGAGTTCGAACGCCCTGGACTTGGACGGGACGCGTCGCGAGCAGGAATACTCCTATTTTGGTCTGAGCGTGGGATGGACGGTGTTCGATGGGTATCGTAAAAAGGGCAGGACCATGGAGGCCTTGAGCCGCTTGAGTCGGGCGGAGCGGGCCAAGCGATTGGGCGAGGAGCAGCTGGTGCTCGGCTTTGATCGGTTGCTGCAAAAGCTGAATATCGAAGGGCGCGCCTTGGCGATCGAGGAGCGGGTTTTGCAGCGTTCCTTGGAGGAGCTCGAGCAGGTGAAGCTGGCGGTGGAGGAGCAGAGGGCCCCGCTCTCCTCTGAGGAGAAGGCCCAGCGGGACTACGACAATACGTTGATTCGTACCCAGGACTCGCGCATTTCGTATCTTGATACTCTCTCCCAGGTCGCTAGTGAGTTGGGCTTGGACTAA
- a CDS encoding carboxy terminal-processing peptidase — translation MIKRFTAAAALFGLAIVPFCFSVTAPDKATDGELPQLASTPLMQNEAKLIVEMLETMHFESAEISNASFYELITHYMEALDYNKLFYLSEHEEHFQKKYGDILGFKLRYQGDLESAFEIYTLYRDRVIDRVDWILQQLEKDWSFDEDEYFIYDRSESPWPSSEEEADELWRLRIKYELLQEILNDKTQEEAKERITKRYKRVLRSIYESGSKDVQEIFLTSLTKMFDPHSSFLSSDTLEDFNISMRLKLIGIGAMLSEEDGYCVIRELVPGAPAIRSKKLSPNDRIVAVAQEGEEPVDIIGMGLRKIVDQIRGEKGTKVTLTIIPSDATDDSVREDVVIVRDEVHINSSRATGKIFDVPDGKGGNSPIGVIDIPTFYGGDEYIENGQRYTTSVTADVEELVLKMKAEGVQGIVLDLRRNGGGLLDEAIKMTGLFIRRGPVVQVREKSGYVVSHMDRDPKVAYSGPLAVLTSRYSASASEILAGALQNYGRSITIGNSSTHGKGTVQQVFSLDQYVLRKELANDRAGAAKLTIRKFYLPNGFSTQRKGVVPDIQLHSMEEVTAVGEADLPESLSWDYIKPVARFVEMTLKNSLLETLTMNSEQRAETLEEFSFLQKRLDWFAEREERKQISLNLEQRKIMMEQDEAFLDAIKEEQRKLAEKNYEFTEVKLDSVVREEAQRKLEEEEYEATQAAKEIDAPTEETTGTSDVAVADQKEAVEDEEEEDLPEFDIQLRETLRIMTEAIEISPNPVDWSQPALPIASKSRFERLLN, via the coding sequence ATGATCAAGCGTTTCACCGCCGCAGCAGCACTCTTCGGCCTCGCCATCGTTCCCTTTTGCTTCTCCGTAACCGCGCCCGACAAGGCGACCGACGGAGAGCTCCCCCAGCTCGCCAGCACTCCCCTCATGCAGAACGAGGCAAAGCTCATCGTGGAGATGCTGGAAACCATGCACTTCGAGAGCGCCGAGATTTCCAACGCCTCTTTCTATGAGCTCATCACTCACTACATGGAAGCTCTCGACTACAACAAGCTCTTCTACCTGAGCGAGCACGAGGAGCACTTCCAAAAGAAGTACGGCGATATCCTTGGATTCAAGCTGCGCTACCAGGGAGACCTGGAGTCCGCCTTTGAAATCTACACCCTCTACCGCGACCGCGTCATCGACCGCGTGGACTGGATCCTCCAGCAACTGGAGAAGGATTGGTCCTTCGACGAGGACGAATACTTCATCTACGACCGCAGCGAGAGCCCTTGGCCCAGCAGCGAAGAGGAAGCCGACGAACTCTGGCGCTTGCGAATCAAGTACGAGCTCCTTCAAGAGATACTCAACGACAAGACTCAGGAAGAAGCCAAAGAGCGCATCACCAAGCGCTACAAGCGCGTGCTGCGCAGCATCTACGAATCCGGCTCCAAGGACGTGCAAGAAATTTTCCTCACCAGCCTGACCAAGATGTTCGACCCGCACTCCAGCTTCCTTTCCTCGGACACCTTGGAAGACTTCAACATCAGCATGCGGCTCAAGCTCATCGGCATCGGAGCCATGCTCAGCGAAGAGGATGGCTACTGCGTCATTCGCGAACTCGTCCCGGGAGCCCCTGCCATTCGCAGCAAGAAGCTCTCCCCCAACGACCGCATCGTAGCCGTCGCCCAAGAGGGCGAAGAGCCGGTTGACATCATCGGTATGGGCCTGCGCAAGATCGTCGACCAGATCCGCGGCGAGAAAGGCACTAAGGTCACCCTCACCATCATCCCCTCCGACGCGACCGACGATTCCGTGCGCGAAGACGTGGTGATCGTGCGCGACGAGGTTCACATCAATTCCAGCCGCGCTACGGGCAAAATCTTCGACGTTCCCGACGGAAAAGGCGGCAACAGCCCCATCGGCGTGATCGATATCCCCACCTTCTACGGGGGCGACGAGTACATCGAAAACGGCCAACGCTACACCACCAGCGTCACAGCCGACGTAGAGGAGCTTGTGTTGAAAATGAAGGCCGAAGGCGTTCAGGGCATCGTGCTCGACCTGCGTCGCAACGGTGGCGGCCTGCTCGATGAAGCCATCAAAATGACCGGTCTCTTCATTCGCCGCGGCCCCGTGGTGCAAGTCCGCGAAAAGAGCGGCTATGTCGTTTCCCACATGGACCGCGATCCCAAGGTCGCCTACAGCGGCCCTCTCGCCGTGCTGACCTCCCGCTACAGCGCTTCGGCCTCTGAGATCCTTGCCGGAGCCCTGCAAAACTACGGGCGCTCCATCACCATCGGCAACTCGTCTACCCACGGCAAAGGCACGGTTCAGCAGGTCTTCTCCCTCGACCAGTACGTGCTGCGCAAGGAGCTCGCCAACGACCGCGCCGGAGCCGCCAAGCTCACCATCCGAAAATTCTACCTGCCCAACGGCTTCTCCACCCAGCGCAAAGGCGTAGTGCCCGACATCCAGCTTCACTCCATGGAAGAGGTCACCGCCGTTGGCGAAGCAGACCTGCCGGAGTCCCTCTCCTGGGACTACATCAAGCCCGTCGCCCGTTTCGTCGAAATGACCCTGAAGAACAGCCTGCTCGAAACCCTTACCATGAACAGCGAGCAAAGAGCCGAGACCCTCGAGGAATTCAGCTTCCTGCAAAAACGCCTCGACTGGTTCGCGGAACGCGAGGAGCGCAAGCAAATCTCCCTCAACCTCGAGCAGCGAAAGATCATGATGGAGCAGGACGAAGCCTTCCTCGACGCCATCAAGGAAGAGCAACGCAAACTCGCCGAGAAAAACTACGAGTTCACCGAGGTGAAGCTCGACAGCGTAGTGCGCGAAGAAGCCCAGCGAAAGCTGGAGGAAGAGGAGTACGAGGCTACACAGGCAGCGAAGGAAATCGACGCTCCCACGGAAGAGACAACGGGAACGAGCGATGTGGCCGTCGCAGATCAGAAGGAAGCCGTAGAGGATGAAGAAGAAGAGGACCTCCCCGAATTCGACATCCAGCTGCGCGAAACCTTGCGCATCATGACCGAAGCCATCGAGATTTCGCCCAATCCCGTGGACTGGAGCCAACCCGCTCTGCCAATCGCCTCCAAGTCACGCTTCGAACGCTTACTCAACTAA
- a CDS encoding DUF255 domain-containing protein has product MSFYPKLLLACLLATLPHTLLGQSALWNAHQSDTVRWRQWNEETLQAAKKAELPLFFFVGHYGNSLARSMLHETFQNETIASTLNDTAIPVLVDTNESPELAAFLGQLAFQHFSANELPTCLWTDVNLAPLNGGGYFPPTDDWGGQGFLSVARNVSEQWQANREDYLAPAQGRLKKSLATQPLSSSQLGALPNAFPIETFAAKEAPSLSAVKLYNTARHARTLSQSAAQSQLEALHGFVERVSRGAGFDSVDGGFFIGSNDTGWRLPLFQKSTSDQAYLLLALSELQEQDPKPEYRFLMELTADFVRQKLLKENGLALQYLDSFASGETPDMVEGSYYLIAGQQVETLSSEAAAAWGLSTSGNLDEDTDILGIYQGFNVPFAHSPETLSDQLASERDELRELRSQKKFPLSDPSGYTATNALLVRALLRAAQATRENAFGETAQKLFENLLQANGQLSDKVLYNSDHRRVQATSHDYSQLLSACLDLHEHTGDPQFLDTATKILKTLQADSRFQSETLGRDIGIEGLRTAIYQDAALESPLALQLENLKRLEKLSPEILRAALSGLPRTWVEHPASLQSLVQFASQQAAER; this is encoded by the coding sequence ATGTCCTTCTACCCCAAATTGCTGCTCGCTTGCCTCCTCGCCACCCTCCCCCACACCCTTCTCGGGCAATCCGCCCTCTGGAACGCCCACCAATCGGACACGGTGCGATGGCGCCAGTGGAACGAAGAGACGCTGCAAGCCGCAAAAAAGGCGGAGCTCCCGCTCTTTTTCTTCGTGGGACACTACGGCAATAGCCTCGCCCGTTCCATGCTGCACGAGACCTTCCAAAACGAGACCATCGCCAGCACCCTCAACGACACCGCTATCCCCGTCCTCGTCGACACCAACGAATCTCCGGAACTCGCCGCCTTTCTGGGCCAGTTGGCCTTCCAGCACTTTTCGGCCAACGAGCTGCCAACCTGCCTTTGGACCGATGTAAACCTAGCCCCTCTCAACGGGGGCGGCTACTTCCCCCCCACCGACGACTGGGGCGGGCAAGGATTTCTCAGCGTAGCCCGCAACGTCTCCGAGCAATGGCAGGCCAATCGGGAAGACTACCTCGCCCCCGCCCAAGGACGCCTGAAGAAGTCCCTTGCCACCCAGCCCCTCTCCTCAAGTCAGCTTGGAGCGCTGCCCAACGCTTTCCCCATCGAAACCTTCGCCGCCAAGGAAGCGCCCAGCCTCTCCGCGGTGAAACTCTACAACACCGCCCGCCATGCGAGGACCCTCTCGCAGTCAGCGGCCCAATCGCAGCTCGAGGCCCTGCACGGCTTCGTCGAACGCGTCTCTCGCGGGGCAGGATTCGACAGCGTCGACGGCGGCTTCTTCATCGGTTCCAACGACACCGGCTGGAGGCTTCCCCTTTTCCAGAAATCGACCAGCGACCAAGCCTACCTCCTGCTCGCCCTTTCCGAGCTGCAAGAGCAGGATCCAAAACCTGAATACAGATTCCTGATGGAGCTGACCGCCGACTTCGTGAGGCAAAAGCTGCTAAAAGAAAATGGCCTCGCCCTACAATACTTGGACAGTTTCGCCAGCGGTGAAACGCCCGACATGGTGGAAGGCAGCTACTACCTCATAGCAGGCCAGCAGGTGGAAACGCTCTCCAGCGAAGCCGCAGCAGCATGGGGACTTTCGACAAGCGGCAACCTCGACGAAGACACCGACATCCTCGGCATCTATCAAGGTTTCAACGTTCCCTTTGCCCATTCGCCAGAGACTTTGAGCGATCAACTCGCAAGCGAGCGGGACGAACTGAGAGAGTTGAGATCCCAGAAGAAGTTTCCCTTGTCCGATCCTAGTGGATACACCGCAACCAACGCCCTACTCGTGCGAGCCCTCCTCCGGGCGGCTCAGGCGACACGAGAAAACGCCTTTGGCGAAACCGCCCAAAAACTCTTCGAAAACCTGCTGCAAGCGAACGGCCAGCTTTCCGACAAGGTTCTCTACAATTCCGACCACCGACGAGTCCAAGCGACCAGTCACGACTACAGCCAGCTGCTGAGCGCCTGCCTCGACCTGCACGAACACACAGGCGATCCCCAGTTTTTGGATACCGCTACCAAGATTCTAAAAACGCTGCAAGCCGACTCGCGCTTCCAAAGCGAAACCCTCGGGCGGGATATCGGCATCGAAGGCCTGCGAACGGCCATTTACCAAGACGCCGCCTTGGAAAGCCCGCTCGCCTTGCAATTGGAGAATCTCAAACGACTCGAAAAGCTCTCGCCTGAAATCCTCCGCGCCGCCCTCTCCGGGCTGCCGCGAACCTGGGTCGAACATCCTGCATCGCTGCAATCGCTGGTCCAGTTCGCCAGCCAACAAGCAGCAGAGCGATAA
- a CDS encoding rhomboid family intramembrane serine protease, whose product MYDRSYMTPSSDDTAKKTLTWIIGANIVVFVLQNIFDLSNGKGFVARFFAFHDDSLQSGMLWTPITYSFLHSTGNILPLHLILNMVVIYFFGRTAIATLGQKRFLQLYFGAVLVGGLAWFAASFVSGAGSVIGASAAASALLIFFACLNPDREILLFFVLPVKPRYLAYLYVGIGVLGLFFQELFAKGPNAVAHSAHLGGMLFAFLYYKYVYQPNPYSNTGTVSLSFSRLFKKKPKTEKSSAGYTYRVNVSKETRDLKGEVDRILDKINSKGFASLSVKEREVLDEARDLLRKR is encoded by the coding sequence ATGTACGACCGTTCCTACATGACCCCCAGCTCCGACGATACGGCGAAGAAAACGCTCACCTGGATCATCGGAGCCAACATCGTCGTCTTCGTCCTGCAGAACATTTTCGACCTGTCCAACGGTAAGGGCTTCGTCGCCCGCTTCTTCGCGTTCCACGACGACTCGCTGCAGAGCGGCATGCTGTGGACGCCGATTACCTACTCTTTCCTGCACAGCACGGGCAACATCCTCCCCCTCCACCTCATCCTCAACATGGTGGTGATCTACTTCTTCGGCAGGACGGCCATCGCAACTCTCGGCCAAAAGCGATTCCTGCAGCTTTACTTCGGAGCTGTGCTCGTCGGCGGTCTCGCTTGGTTCGCCGCAAGTTTCGTCTCGGGCGCCGGTTCAGTCATAGGCGCCTCCGCCGCAGCCTCCGCCTTACTTATCTTTTTCGCCTGCCTGAATCCCGACCGCGAAATTCTGCTTTTCTTCGTCCTGCCGGTTAAGCCCCGCTACCTCGCCTACCTCTACGTAGGAATCGGAGTGCTCGGACTTTTCTTCCAAGAGCTTTTCGCCAAAGGCCCGAATGCGGTGGCCCATTCCGCCCACCTCGGCGGAATGCTCTTCGCCTTTCTCTACTACAAATACGTCTACCAACCCAATCCGTACAGCAACACCGGCACCGTCTCCCTCTCCTTCTCCAGGCTCTTCAAGAAAAAGCCCAAGACTGAAAAAAGCTCTGCCGGCTACACCTATCGCGTCAACGTATCCAAGGAAACGCGCGATCTGAAAGGCGAAGTCGACCGGATTTTGGACAAGATCAACAGCAAGGGATTCGCCTCCCTTTCCGTAAAAGAACGAGAAGTGCTGGACGAAGCGCGGGATCTGCTACGCAAGCGATAA
- a CDS encoding nucleotidyltransferase family protein — translation MQPTLLVLAAGMGSRFGGLKQMEPVGPNGEWILDYSVLDASRAGFGKIVFVIRREMEAVFRRLTESKYSGTIELAYAFQDKSDTPIAIPNIEERQKPWGTGHAVYAARQHLEAPFAVINADDFYGADAFQTLASFLTDASQQAATQTYGLVGYRLCNTLSEHGTVSRGVCQTTADGALISIEEHTEIGYRADKTISARNEAGEALSLSPDTLVSLNCWGFPAGWATELEPLFKRFLEERGSEAKSEFYLPAAVDQLIKSGNARTLALPCDSRWLGVTYREDLPSVREAIAQLHAKGAY, via the coding sequence ATGCAACCCACCTTGCTCGTACTCGCAGCCGGAATGGGCAGCCGATTCGGCGGCCTCAAGCAAATGGAGCCAGTCGGCCCCAACGGAGAATGGATCCTCGACTACTCCGTGCTGGACGCCTCCCGAGCCGGCTTCGGCAAGATCGTCTTCGTCATTCGCCGCGAGATGGAAGCGGTATTCCGCCGCCTCACCGAAAGCAAGTACTCCGGCACCATCGAGCTCGCCTACGCCTTCCAGGACAAGAGCGACACGCCCATCGCGATCCCCAACATCGAGGAGCGCCAAAAGCCCTGGGGCACCGGACACGCCGTCTACGCCGCCCGCCAGCACCTCGAAGCCCCCTTCGCCGTGATAAATGCCGACGACTTCTACGGAGCCGACGCCTTCCAAACCCTCGCCAGCTTCCTCACCGACGCCAGCCAGCAAGCCGCCACCCAAACCTACGGCCTTGTCGGCTACCGCCTTTGCAACACCCTCTCGGAACACGGCACCGTGTCCCGCGGCGTCTGCCAAACGACCGCCGACGGCGCCTTGATTTCCATCGAGGAGCACACCGAGATCGGCTATCGGGCCGACAAGACCATCTCCGCCCGCAACGAAGCAGGAGAAGCCCTCTCCCTTTCGCCCGACACCCTCGTTTCGCTGAACTGCTGGGGCTTTCCCGCCGGCTGGGCTACAGAGCTGGAGCCTCTCTTCAAACGTTTCCTCGAGGAACGCGGCAGCGAGGCAAAATCCGAATTCTACCTTCCCGCCGCCGTCGACCAACTCATCAAGTCCGGCAATGCCCGCACCTTAGCCCTTCCATGCGACTCCCGCTGGCTCGGCGTCACCTACCGCGAGGACCTTCCCTCCGTCCGCGAAGCCATCGCCCAGCTCCACGCCAAGGGAGCTTACTAG
- a CDS encoding helix-turn-helix transcriptional regulator — MKSNNLSETDSETSARAIPGAEQLDRLTKREKQVLFWIVEGKTNGDIGRILGISHRTVEKHCESIFRKLGIENRYAAIVCALTNNWQLAPE; from the coding sequence GTGAAATCCAACAATTTGTCCGAAACAGACTCTGAAACAAGCGCCCGGGCGATTCCCGGAGCGGAGCAGCTCGACCGGCTCACGAAGCGAGAGAAGCAAGTGCTTTTCTGGATCGTGGAAGGAAAGACCAATGGCGACATTGGCCGTATCCTCGGCATCAGCCACCGCACGGTGGAGAAGCATTGCGAGAGCATTTTCCGCAAGCTCGGCATCGAGAACCGATACGCGGCGATCGTGTGCGCCTTGACCAACAATTGGCAGCTCGCCCCAGAGTAG
- a CDS encoding efflux RND transporter periplasmic adaptor subunit: MLKMKPSLLVKIFVVLALLAAGTVYFVSSMKPVATIAKTKRHVAVRSVPGTLQVVAEREMSVRSDLHGRVIQSKLELGATVQEGDVLMSLDLGDLEIQIEKLQIEMEAANLILEQGSNRRFSLITQQERLEDVKRRHEAGDASKSEVEARERDIVSTELAIEAEINAKEVRIAQLKNELKLLERQREKMSIRAPMDGVITEVLAYRGDLISGGQEVARMISLDRIVKVKVSEENFSGIELGQIARVKFLGYGESTFSATVSKTLPVADPVTQRYTVHLDVDIDREKLFPGLTGEATITLDERDQALIIPGTAIIGDRVFVVEDGLVSMREIEKGFGSLTNVEILSGLEEGDQVIVEDLDLFKIGDRVRTTEMIF, encoded by the coding sequence ATGCTAAAGATGAAGCCAAGTTTGCTAGTAAAGATTTTCGTGGTCCTCGCTCTTTTGGCGGCCGGTACGGTGTACTTCGTGAGCTCGATGAAGCCGGTTGCGACCATTGCCAAGACCAAACGGCACGTGGCGGTACGCTCCGTGCCGGGAACCTTGCAGGTGGTAGCCGAGAGAGAGATGAGCGTGCGCAGCGATTTGCACGGCCGCGTGATCCAATCGAAGCTGGAGCTCGGGGCGACCGTGCAGGAGGGCGACGTTTTGATGTCGCTGGACTTGGGCGACTTGGAAATTCAGATCGAAAAGCTGCAGATCGAGATGGAAGCGGCGAACTTGATTCTCGAGCAAGGGTCGAACCGCCGTTTCAGCCTTATCACCCAGCAGGAACGACTGGAAGACGTGAAGCGACGCCACGAGGCCGGCGATGCCAGCAAGTCGGAAGTGGAGGCTCGCGAGCGAGACATCGTCAGCACGGAGCTTGCGATCGAGGCGGAGATCAACGCCAAGGAAGTGCGCATTGCCCAGCTGAAGAACGAGCTGAAGCTGCTGGAACGCCAGCGGGAAAAGATGTCGATCCGCGCTCCGATGGATGGAGTGATCACGGAGGTGCTCGCATACCGAGGCGATTTGATCTCCGGAGGCCAGGAAGTGGCCCGTATGATTTCGCTGGACCGCATCGTGAAGGTGAAGGTGAGCGAGGAGAATTTTTCTGGAATCGAACTCGGGCAGATCGCCCGCGTGAAGTTCCTCGGCTATGGGGAGTCGACCTTCTCGGCCACGGTTTCCAAGACCTTGCCGGTGGCGGATCCGGTAACCCAGCGCTACACGGTGCACCTCGACGTGGACATCGACCGGGAAAAGCTTTTTCCGGGGCTGACCGGCGAGGCGACGATCACCTTGGACGAGCGTGATCAGGCCCTCATCATTCCCGGCACGGCCATTATCGGGGACCGCGTTTTCGTGGTGGAAGACGGCTTGGTTTCGATGCGAGAAATTGAGAAAGGCTTCGGCAGCCTCACCAATGTGGAAATCCTCTCCGGATTGGAAGAAGGCGACCAAGTGATCGTGGAGGACCTGGATCTCTTCAAGATTGGCGATCGGGTTCGCACCACGGAAATGATTTTTTAG